AAGCGGAAGGGAATCTACAGTAGCACCATTTTCTATCATATGAGCAGGGCAATCAACATGTGTTAGCGTGTGGTCGTTTAGTATTAGAAGGTTGCTGTAGAAGCCATGCTCTCTGTGACTTGTCCATGTATGCACAACAGG
The DNA window shown above is from Ignisphaera cupida and carries:
- a CDS encoding cyclase family protein; this encodes MKIVDLTMTIKSKSPVYPTYISPVVHTWTSHREHGFYSNLLILNDHTLTHVDCPAHMIENGATVDSLPL